Proteins encoded within one genomic window of Diceros bicornis minor isolate mBicDic1 chromosome X, mDicBic1.mat.cur, whole genome shotgun sequence:
- the LOC131400463 gene encoding melanoma-associated antigen B3-like, translating into MLPGGQKRKLHTLSEEKRHQDRGGTQAPKGAQAPATKQEAFPSSSPPPFGVITPQGKPGASSRSPLDWPQRALPSTTTSAGVSRTRSREGANCKIEKKRSSCEAPLSIVQSPRDPLSKMTGMLVQFVMHMYKRKKPIMKADMLKIVNKKYKNRFLEILQRASFSMEVVFGVDLREVDSTKRSYILVNKMDLPNNGTVNRGRGFPKTGLLMNLLGVIFMKGNCATEEDIWKFLNKMRVYAGKRHFIFGEPKKLITQDLVKLKYLVYQQVPHSDPPCYEFLWGPRAHAETSKMKVLEFLAKINHTVPSAFQSCYKEALKEEEERAQATVTLRADTSAMASVCSGPCLAAPPTSSEVEAESGQCSK; encoded by the coding sequence ATGCTGCCTGGGGGGCAGAAGAGGAAGCTCCACACCCTCTCAGAAGAGAAACGCCACCAGGACCGAGGTGGGACCCAGGCGCCAAAGGGTGCTCAGGCCCCGGCAACCAAGCAGGAAGCTTTCCCCTCCTCGTCCCCTCCTCCTTTTGGTGTTATTACCCCTCAGGGAAAGCCTGGTGCTAGCTCCCGTAGCCCTCTCGACTGGCCTCAGAGAGCTCTACCCAGCACCACTACGTCTGCAGGTGTTTCTCGCACAAGATCACGTGAAGGAGCCAACtgcaaaattgagaagaaacGAAGTTCCTGCGAGGCCCCACTCTCCATTGTGCAGTCTCCAAGAGACCCTCTGAGCAAGATGACGGGTATGTTGGTGCAGTTCGTGATGCACATGTACAAAAGGAAAAAGCCCATTATGAAAGCAGATATGCTGAAGATTGTcaataaaaagtacaaaaatcGCTTCCTTGAGATCCTCCAAAGAGCTTCTTTCAGTATGGAGGTGGTATTTGGTGTTGACTTAAGGGAAGTAGATTCTACCAAGCGTTCCTATATCCTTGTCAACAAAATGGACCTTCCCAACAATGGGACCGTGAACCGTGGCAGGGGCTTTCCCAAGACCGGTCTCCTAATGAATCTCCTGGGTGTGATCTTCATGAAGGGCAACTGCGCCACTGAGGAGGACATCTGGAAATTCCTGAATAAGATGAGGGTATACGCTGGGAAGAGGCACTTCATATTTGGGGAGCCCAAGAAGCTCATCACCCAAGATTTGGTGAAGCTTAAGTACTTGGTATACCAGCAGGTGCCCCACAGTGACCCTCCGTGCTATGAATTCCTGTGGGGCCCAAGAGCCCACGCTGAAACCAGCAAGATGAAAGTCCTGGAGTTTTTGGCCAAGATTAATCATACAGTCCCCAGTGCCTTCCAGTCTTGTTATAAAGAGGCtttgaaagaagaggaagagagagcccaaGCCACAGTTACACTAAGGGCTGACACCAGTGCCATGGCCAGTGTATGTTCCGGGCCATGTCTAGCAGCTCCTCCCACATCCAGTGAAGTTGAGGCAGAGAGCGGTCAGTGTTCCAAGTAG
- the LOC131400464 gene encoding melanoma-associated antigen B1-like codes for MPRGQNSKLRAREKRRQARGETQGPSGAQATAAEVRESPISPVSGGTPSSSPAAGCPQKPQGAPAARSRAAGVSRPRSHVGAKSQVEESENSSQASTSTQSPHDDLLTRKVGLLIEFLLDKYQMKEPIKRADMLRLVHKRYREHFAEILRRVSERIELVFGLYLKEVKPSGLCYTLVGKLDLREDGSLSDDWGFPKSGLLMPLLGVIFLKHNRASEEEIWEFLNMLGIYDGRRHFIFGEPRKVITQDLVQEKYLEYRQVPNSAPPRYEFRWGPRAHAETSKMKVLEFVAKVNGTVPSAFPSYYEEALRDGAERARARPAARAATTAKASARSRATSSRYSHPK; via the coding sequence ATGCCTCGAGGTCAGAATAGTAAGCTCCGTGCACGAGAGAAACGCCGTCAGGCCCGGGGTGAGACCCAGGGTCCTAGCGGTgctcaggccactgcagcagaggtcAGAGAGTCCCCCATCTCTCCTGTGTCTGGGGGTACTCCCTCGAGCTCCCCTGCTGCTGGCTGTCCCCAGaagcctcagggagccccagccgCTAGGTCTCGTGCTGCAGGTGTTTCACGCCCAAGATCTCATGTGGGTGCCAAGAGCCAAGTTGAGGAAAGTGAAAAttcctcccaggcctcaacctcCACTCAGAGCCCTCACGATGATCTTCTAACCAGGAAGGTGGGGCTGTTGATTGAATTCCTGCTGGACAAGTATCAAATGAAGGAGCCCATTAAGAGGGCAGACATGCTGAGGCTTGTCCACAAGAGGTACAGGGAGCACTTCGCTGAGATCCTCAGGAGAGTCTCTGAACGCATAGAGCTGGTCTTTGGCCTTTACTTGAAGGAAGTCAAGCCCAGTGGCCTCTGCTATACCCTCGTCGGCAAGCTAGACCTCCGCGAAGATGGAAGTCTGAGCGACGACTGGGGGTTTCCTAAGAGTGGGCTTCTGATGCCTCTCCTGGGTGTGATCTTCTTGAAACACAACCGCGCCTCTGAGGAGGAGATCTGGGAATTCCTGAATATGTTGGGCATCTATGATGGAAGGAGGCACTTTATCTTCGGGGAGCCCAGGAAGGTCATCACCCAAGATTTGGTGCAGGAAAAGTACCTGGAGTATCGTCAAGTGCCCAACAGTGCTCCTCCACGCTATGAATTCCGGTGGGGCCCCAGAGCCCATGCTGAAACCAGCAAGATGAAAGTCCTAGAGTTTGTGGCCAAAGTCAATGGTACGGTTCCCAGTGCCTTTCCATCCTATTATGAAGAGGCTTTGAGAGATGGGGCAGAGAGAGCCCGAGCCAGGCCCGCAGCCAGGGCTGCCACTACTGCCAAGGCCAGTGCACGTTCCAGGGCCACATCCAGCCGATACTCTCACCCCAAGTGA